A genome region from Microcella alkaliphila includes the following:
- the glpX gene encoding class II fructose-bisphosphatase, with product MELVRATEAAAIRSAPYIGRGDKNAADGAAVDAMRKFLGTVNFTGVVVIGEGEKDNAPMLFNGEQVGTGNGPMCDIAVDPIDGTSLTAAGRSHAISMIAVADRGTMLDASSVFYMDKIVTGHEGIGVVDIRQSVGENIRALAAAKGKRVDQMRIAVLDRPRHQKLIEEIREAGAGTRLILDGDVAAGINAARHDTRIDMAIGTGGSPEGVATACAVKALGGFIQGRLAPGSDEEREKGAAAGLTFDHVYEANELVSSDNTFFVATGVTDGELVRGVLRDGPMIRTESIVLRSRSGTIRRVVADHQVSKWLDEDEVLGL from the coding sequence ATGGAGCTGGTGCGCGCGACCGAGGCGGCCGCGATCCGCTCGGCCCCCTACATCGGACGCGGCGACAAGAACGCGGCCGACGGCGCGGCGGTGGATGCGATGCGCAAATTCTTGGGGACGGTGAACTTCACGGGCGTCGTCGTTATCGGGGAGGGCGAGAAAGACAACGCGCCGATGCTCTTCAATGGCGAGCAGGTCGGGACCGGGAACGGCCCGATGTGCGACATCGCGGTCGACCCGATCGACGGCACCTCGTTGACGGCGGCCGGCCGCAGCCACGCGATCTCGATGATCGCGGTCGCCGATCGGGGAACCATGCTGGACGCCTCCAGCGTGTTCTACATGGACAAGATCGTCACGGGTCACGAGGGAATCGGCGTCGTCGACATCCGCCAATCGGTCGGCGAGAACATCCGAGCGCTCGCCGCGGCGAAGGGCAAGCGCGTCGACCAGATGCGGATCGCCGTGCTCGACCGGCCGCGCCACCAGAAGCTGATTGAGGAGATCCGCGAGGCGGGCGCTGGCACGCGCCTCATCCTCGACGGCGACGTCGCCGCGGGCATCAACGCCGCCCGCCACGACACCCGCATCGACATGGCGATCGGCACGGGCGGCAGCCCTGAGGGTGTGGCGACGGCCTGCGCGGTGAAGGCGCTCGGCGGCTTCATTCAGGGACGCCTCGCCCCGGGCTCCGACGAGGAGCGCGAGAAGGGCGCCGCGGCGGGCCTGACGTTCGACCACGTCTACGAGGCCAACGAGCTCGTGAGCAGCGACAACACCTTCTTCGTCGCGACCGGAGTCACCGACGGCGAGCTGGTGCGTGGCGTGCTGCGCGACGGCCCGATGATCCGCACCGAGTCGATCGTGCTGCGCTCACGCTCCGGCACGATCCGCCGCGTCGTCGCCGACCACCAGGTCTCGAAGTGGCTTGACGAGGACGAGGTGCTCGGGCTGTAG